Proteins from a genomic interval of Nitrosomonas sp.:
- a CDS encoding alpha-L-glutamate ligase-like protein — MLRTWLNLKKAGIVGMNRRNADYISAYNQRSRFPLVDDKLRTKILAEKAGIAVPELYGVIEIEHDIANFASITQNREDFVIKPAHGSGGNGICVVTGRLYDRYRLSNGNLLTQDDIAYHLSNILSGLYSLGGQPDQALIEYRVKFDPVFEAVSYQGVPDIRTIVFKGVPITAMVRLPTRMSEGKANLHQGAVGAGVDLVTGRTTSAVWQNFPTDHHPDTGAPTSGVQIPHWQKLLTLAAQCHDLVDLGYLGVDIVLDRDLGPLVLELNARPGLSIQIANAKGLNKLLQAVEQLETIPVSPQNRAALGQAIFHRI; from the coding sequence ATGCTAAGAACCTGGTTGAATCTCAAAAAAGCCGGCATCGTTGGCATGAACCGCCGCAATGCCGACTATATTTCAGCTTACAATCAACGATCACGTTTCCCATTAGTCGATGACAAGTTACGGACAAAAATTCTAGCGGAAAAAGCGGGTATCGCTGTACCAGAGCTCTATGGTGTCATTGAAATCGAACATGACATTGCCAATTTTGCCAGTATTACTCAGAATCGCGAAGACTTCGTCATCAAACCAGCGCATGGTTCAGGTGGTAACGGTATCTGCGTTGTCACTGGACGACTTTACGACCGTTACCGTCTCAGCAATGGCAATCTGTTGACACAAGATGATATTGCCTATCACCTCTCCAATATTCTGAGTGGTCTTTACAGTCTGGGCGGACAGCCAGACCAGGCGCTGATCGAGTATCGTGTAAAATTTGATCCGGTATTCGAGGCCGTTTCCTACCAAGGTGTCCCTGATATTCGTACCATTGTATTTAAAGGTGTGCCGATCACGGCCATGGTACGACTACCAACCCGCATGTCCGAAGGAAAGGCAAATCTTCACCAGGGTGCCGTTGGTGCAGGTGTTGATCTCGTCACTGGACGGACGACTTCCGCCGTTTGGCAGAACTTCCCCACTGATCACCATCCCGATACCGGCGCACCAACCAGCGGTGTGCAAATACCGCACTGGCAAAAACTATTGACCTTGGCCGCACAATGTCATGATCTGGTTGACCTGGGGTATCTCGGTGTCGATATTGTGCTTGATCGCGATCTGGGACCACTGGTGCTGGAATTAAATGCCCGACCCGGATTATCGATTCAGATCGCCAACGCTAAAGGACTCAATAAGTTGCTACAAGCTGTTGAGCAACTTGAAACGATCCCGGTTTCCCCGCAGAACCGCGCCGCACTGGGACAAGCAATTTTTCATAGAATATAG
- the haoB gene encoding hydroxylamine oxidation protein HaoB, producing MSEPLTTGQRARAGWLDKILPLLGILLVTGGFILLAWFSWLWFTPGTAPYQYQLLETGDSSKFPQLELSAWPDLTIDQYEVRVPEVDQVVAYAYFGRRAEHPPVLLDWQNLTSEPLLILDRKPAELSALAAAIEKHAAADATILAWWDTSAQLALLTGRHVLSRSPLHEPLIIPEVWQTQRAAILDYESAQVATVVSDEERTRFQRFTHALAQPHKIGLAELRALSDPERETYLVVHVTDLYKLGLLYPEKLGVAYKNYRMTGNIHGMISHLKTEMGRRGYTTYTLQSLSEELIRAFFLTDEASDQTLIAPLLPLTDRPPPLELDTPRLIYQQGGYWVYRLLAESSDQSGE from the coding sequence TTGAGCGAGCCACTGACGACTGGCCAGCGCGCGCGAGCGGGCTGGCTGGACAAGATCCTCCCGTTACTCGGCATCCTGCTGGTAACGGGAGGATTTATTTTACTCGCCTGGTTTTCCTGGCTATGGTTCACTCCTGGAACGGCTCCATATCAGTATCAATTGCTGGAGACGGGAGATAGCAGCAAATTTCCGCAACTGGAACTGAGCGCATGGCCTGACCTGACCATTGATCAATACGAAGTGCGTGTACCGGAGGTAGACCAAGTCGTTGCCTACGCCTATTTTGGGCGACGTGCGGAACATCCCCCGGTGTTGCTTGACTGGCAGAATCTCACCAGCGAACCGCTATTAATACTTGATCGCAAACCAGCTGAATTGAGTGCACTGGCGGCGGCTATTGAGAAACATGCCGCAGCAGATGCCACGATACTTGCCTGGTGGGACACCTCCGCGCAACTGGCCTTACTGACCGGACGTCATGTCCTGTCCCGCAGCCCGTTACATGAACCGCTCATTATCCCGGAAGTCTGGCAGACACAGCGCGCTGCCATCCTTGATTACGAGAGTGCACAGGTTGCCACCGTAGTGAGTGATGAAGAGCGCACCCGGTTTCAGCGTTTCACCCACGCACTGGCCCAACCGCATAAAATCGGACTGGCTGAATTGCGCGCATTAAGTGATCCTGAGCGGGAAACCTACCTGGTAGTACACGTCACCGACCTGTACAAACTGGGATTGCTATACCCGGAAAAACTCGGAGTAGCTTACAAAAACTACCGCATGACCGGTAACATTCACGGCATGATCAGCCACCTCAAAACTGAAATGGGGCGGCGCGGCTACACCACCTACACCCTGCAATCACTATCGGAAGAACTGATTCGTGCTTTTTTTCTGACAGATGAAGCGAGTGACCAGACCCTGATTGCACCGCTACTGCCCCTAACCGACCGACCGCCGCCGCTGGAACTTGACACCCCGAGACTGATCTACCAGCAAGGCGGGTATTGGGTATACAGACTGCTGGCAGAGTCATCCGATCAGAGTGGAGAATGA
- a CDS encoding DEAD/DEAH box helicase, with amino-acid sequence MSSEITFAQLGLSVEILQAVADEGYVTPTAIQAEAVPVILAGRDVMASAQTGTGKTAGYTLPLLNQLQAFANTSVSPAKHPVRALIMAPTRELAIQIDESVRKYGKYLPLKVAAIYGGVSMPPQTQILRNGVEILVATPGRLLDHVEQKVVNFSKTEILVLDEADRMLDMGFLPDIKRVMALLPGQRQSLLFSATFSVEIRKLADSLLKNPIKIEVSRKNTVNESISHVVHLVRSADKLKLLVHLIRQSELTQALIFVKTKQSAGKLATLLAQHDISALAIHGDKNQQQRTQALEAFKLGEIEALVATDVAARGLDIDKLSHVINFELPGTPEDYIHRIGRTGRAGSKGKAISLVSEHEKELLVNIERLLNAKLELMDVPGFVADIPVTGSPLQGKKIVAPHHSPARKPSLQSKQDPIFTQPYTPGGIVAPTISAEAGGDDSYKSILPYKKQQDTESLPVLFKVPVRDKKS; translated from the coding sequence ATGAGCAGTGAAATAACATTTGCGCAACTGGGTTTGTCCGTAGAAATTTTACAAGCAGTTGCTGATGAGGGTTATGTGACACCAACTGCTATCCAGGCCGAAGCAGTTCCTGTAATTTTAGCCGGTCGGGACGTGATGGCAAGCGCCCAAACAGGGACAGGTAAAACTGCCGGTTATACCCTACCATTACTTAATCAGTTGCAAGCGTTTGCAAACACGAGCGTATCACCAGCCAAACACCCTGTGCGCGCGCTAATCATGGCGCCAACCCGTGAGCTGGCCATCCAGATTGATGAAAGTGTTCGAAAGTATGGAAAATATCTTCCACTCAAAGTTGCGGCTATTTATGGGGGCGTTAGCATGCCGCCACAAACACAAATTTTACGTAATGGTGTCGAGATATTGGTCGCCACACCGGGACGATTGCTGGACCACGTCGAGCAAAAGGTAGTCAATTTTTCCAAAACTGAAATATTGGTATTGGATGAAGCAGACCGCATGCTAGATATGGGGTTTCTGCCTGATATCAAGCGCGTGATGGCATTGCTTCCTGGGCAACGCCAGAGTCTGCTGTTTTCAGCAACTTTCTCGGTAGAGATCAGAAAACTGGCAGATAGTTTGTTAAAGAACCCAATAAAAATTGAAGTTTCAAGAAAAAATACGGTAAATGAATCTATATCACATGTTGTGCATCTGGTTCGTTCGGCAGATAAACTTAAGTTGTTGGTTCATTTAATCAGGCAATCAGAATTAACACAAGCCTTAATATTTGTAAAAACCAAGCAGAGTGCTGGAAAACTGGCAACTTTGCTGGCGCAACATGACATATCCGCTTTGGCAATTCATGGTGACAAAAATCAACAGCAGCGTACCCAGGCACTCGAGGCTTTCAAGCTAGGCGAAATTGAGGCACTTGTTGCAACAGATGTGGCAGCTCGCGGTCTGGATATTGATAAACTTTCCCATGTTATCAATTTTGAATTACCCGGTACGCCAGAAGACTATATTCATCGAATAGGGCGAACTGGTCGTGCAGGCAGCAAAGGTAAGGCTATTTCGCTCGTTAGTGAGCATGAAAAGGAGCTTTTGGTCAATATAGAGCGATTATTGAATGCCAAACTTGAGCTAATGGACGTCCCCGGGTTTGTTGCAGATATTCCAGTGACTGGAAGTCCATTGCAGGGAAAGAAAATAGTCGCTCCCCACCATTCTCCTGCTCGCAAGCCATCACTACAATCGAAGCAGGATCCCATCTTTACGCAACCCTATACACCTGGTGGAATAGTTGCTCCAACAATTTCGGCGGAAGCTGGTGGAGATGATTCCTATAAATCAATCTTACCGTACAAAAAACAACAAGATACAGAATCACTTCCGGTGTTATTCAAGGTTCCGGTGAGAGATAAAAAAAGCTAA
- the rpsT gene encoding 30S ribosomal protein S20 has protein sequence MANTAQAKKRARQTVKKREHNFSLRSKLRTAIKAIRTAIAAGDKKQAELTFSKSASVIDSIAGKGIIHKNKASRHKSRLSGAIRVMG, from the coding sequence ATGGCAAATACCGCGCAAGCTAAAAAGAGAGCTAGACAAACAGTCAAAAAACGCGAACACAATTTTAGTTTGCGTTCAAAATTAAGAACCGCAATCAAGGCAATCAGAACTGCGATTGCGGCTGGCGACAAAAAACAGGCTGAATTAACATTTAGTAAATCAGCGAGCGTCATAGATTCAATCGCTGGAAAGGGAATTATTCATAAAAACAAAGCATCAAGGCACAAGAGTCGCCTTTCAGGTGCTATCAGGGTTATGGGTTGA
- a CDS encoding hydroxylamine reductase, which translates to MHAGFWLKGVLLACGLALAGGVQANISTVPDVTYEALGLDRSKATPKETHEALVKRYKDPAQGAGKGTMGEYWEPIPYSMYLDPATFYKPPTSMRDKASRKECVECHTDESPVWVQAWKRSTHANLDKVRKLQPSDPTYYKKAKLEEVEANLRSMGKLGEKEPLKEVGCIDCHVSINADSKQKIDHSKDLIMPTADVCGACHLREFAERESERDTMIWPNGQWPDGRPSHALDYSANVETTVWAAMPQREVAEGCTMCHTNQNKCDSCHTRHEFSAAESRKPEACATCHSGVDHNNWETYSMSKHGKMVAMLGDKWNWEAPLKDAYAVGGQNAPTCAGCHFEYEGEYTHNITRKIRWANYPFVPGIAENITSDWSEARLDSWVVTCTQCHSERFARSYLELMDKGTLEGLAKYQEAHELVEKLYKAGNLTGQKTNRPAPPEPEKPGFHIFTQLFWSKGNNPASIELKVLEMAENDLAKMHVGLAHTNPGGWTYTEGWGPINRAYVEIQDEHTKMQEMAALQERVNKLESKKTSLLDITTPEDKISLGGLGGGMLLAGTLALLGWRSRKQKQA; encoded by the coding sequence ATGCATGCCGGATTTTGGCTGAAGGGAGTACTGCTAGCTTGTGGATTAGCGCTGGCTGGTGGGGTACAGGCGAACATATCGACGGTGCCGGATGTAACGTATGAAGCGTTGGGTCTGGATCGTAGCAAGGCGACGCCGAAAGAGACGCACGAAGCGTTGGTGAAGCGTTACAAGGATCCGGCGCAAGGGGCGGGTAAGGGCACGATGGGGGAATACTGGGAGCCGATACCGTACAGCATGTACCTGGATCCGGCCACGTTTTACAAGCCACCGACCTCAATGCGCGACAAGGCGAGCCGGAAGGAATGTGTAGAATGCCACACAGATGAGTCGCCGGTATGGGTACAGGCGTGGAAGCGCAGCACCCATGCGAACCTGGACAAGGTTCGCAAACTGCAGCCGAGTGATCCGACCTACTACAAGAAAGCCAAGTTAGAAGAAGTCGAAGCCAATCTGCGTTCGATGGGTAAGTTAGGCGAGAAAGAACCTTTGAAAGAAGTTGGCTGTATAGACTGTCACGTATCGATCAATGCGGACTCGAAGCAAAAGATTGATCACAGCAAAGACCTGATCATGCCGACAGCAGATGTTTGTGGTGCCTGCCACCTGCGTGAATTTGCCGAACGTGAATCCGAGCGTGACACCATGATCTGGCCGAATGGACAATGGCCGGACGGACGTCCATCCCATGCGCTTGACTACAGCGCCAACGTTGAGACCACCGTCTGGGCCGCGATGCCGCAAAGAGAAGTTGCGGAAGGCTGCACCATGTGCCATACCAACCAGAACAAATGTGACTCCTGCCATACACGTCACGAATTTTCTGCAGCCGAATCGCGCAAACCGGAAGCGTGCGCCACCTGCCATAGCGGAGTAGACCACAACAACTGGGAAACCTATTCCATGTCCAAGCACGGCAAGATGGTTGCCATGCTGGGCGATAAATGGAACTGGGAAGCACCGCTGAAAGATGCCTACGCTGTTGGTGGACAAAATGCACCGACCTGTGCGGGTTGCCATTTCGAGTATGAAGGCGAATACACCCACAACATCACACGCAAGATTCGTTGGGCGAACTACCCATTTGTTCCGGGCATTGCAGAAAACATCACCAGCGACTGGTCAGAAGCACGGCTTGACTCCTGGGTTGTCACCTGCACCCAGTGTCACTCCGAACGTTTTGCCCGCTCCTACCTGGAACTGATGGACAAAGGCACACTGGAAGGATTGGCCAAATATCAGGAAGCCCATGAACTGGTTGAAAAGCTGTACAAGGCAGGCAACCTGACGGGACAGAAAACCAATCGTCCTGCTCCTCCGGAGCCAGAGAAACCTGGTTTCCATATTTTCACCCAGCTCTTCTGGTCGAAAGGCAACAACCCGGCCTCGATCGAACTGAAAGTACTGGAAATGGCTGAAAACGACCTGGCAAAAATGCACGTTGGTCTGGCGCATACCAACCCGGGTGGCTGGACCTATACCGAAGGTTGGGGTCCGATCAACCGTGCCTATGTTGAAATTCAGGATGAACACACCAAAATGCAGGAAATGGCTGCTCTGCAGGAACGGGTGAACAAACTGGAGAGCAAGAAAACCAGCCTGCTGGACATCACGACCCCTGAGGACAAAATCTCCCTGGGTGGACTGGGTGGTGGCATGCTGCTCGCGGGCACACTGGCCTTGCTTGGCTGGCGCAGCCGCAAGCAGAAACAGGCTTGA
- a CDS encoding GNAT family N-acetyltransferase translates to MLQKIKLNLEELGALNTLLYLFGKVLYRLSFRKIRLHKYYITRQPVSPQKLVPINKALDIEIRQIDVNDGVLQQMDRPFSTLQARFNHGGNCFVALKKGRFAGNLWLNFDKYREDEVRCTYMLPPAGQNAWDYDVFVVPEFRFSYTFAKLWEYANTVMFQRGIVYVYSRVNFYNISSLRAHKKLGSKIIGSLVFITIGSFQISVSTRFKPYLTITIDQGKFPKLMIE, encoded by the coding sequence ATGCTACAGAAAATAAAGCTGAATCTGGAGGAGTTGGGAGCCTTAAACACGCTATTGTATTTATTTGGCAAGGTACTTTATCGGCTCAGCTTTAGAAAAATAAGACTGCACAAATATTACATAACACGGCAACCCGTCTCGCCACAAAAGCTAGTGCCGATCAATAAGGCACTTGATATTGAGATAAGACAAATTGATGTGAATGATGGGGTTTTGCAGCAAATGGATAGGCCATTCAGCACGCTGCAGGCACGTTTTAATCATGGGGGAAATTGTTTTGTTGCATTGAAGAAAGGCCGATTCGCTGGTAATTTGTGGTTAAATTTTGACAAATACCGGGAAGACGAAGTGAGGTGCACCTACATGTTGCCGCCCGCAGGTCAGAATGCGTGGGATTATGATGTGTTTGTTGTGCCTGAATTTCGTTTTTCCTATACTTTTGCCAAACTGTGGGAATACGCGAATACCGTTATGTTCCAGCGTGGAATTGTCTACGTATATAGTCGAGTTAATTTTTACAATATATCGTCACTTCGTGCACACAAAAAGCTCGGCAGCAAAATTATCGGCTCATTGGTATTTATTACAATTGGTAGCTTTCAGATATCTGTAAGTACCCGTTTCAAGCCGTATTTGACCATCACTATCGATCAGGGTAAGTTTCCAAAGCTGATGATCGAATAA